The proteins below come from a single Apium graveolens cultivar Ventura unplaced genomic scaffold, ASM990537v1 ctg8078, whole genome shotgun sequence genomic window:
- the LOC141704645 gene encoding uncharacterized protein LOC141704645, which translates to MEASKNKEGSFGLSYPMLTKTNYTTWAIKIKVFMQAHGVWDAIEPKDPKGTVEEKTDKRALAIIYQGIADDMLLTIAEKKTSKEAWGAIKIMCLGADKVKKAKAQTLKSEFESLKMKDTEMLDDFCMKLNGLVSKIRALGETIAEEYVVKKLLRVVPTKFLQIASAIEQFGNLDTMSVEEVIGSLKAHEERLGGQTENNEGQQLLLTEDEWLKREGNDRKLLLTREEWLKKSGKAGQSSGSDYHTRDNRMARDRSQVKCYNCAAYGHFAYECRKPKKNRPQRGEANMSFIIDEEPALLMNLCENIKPDVIGITEDKIIVNIKERDENVWYLDNGASNHMTGRREKFEKLDRTVKGEVKFGDGSVVQIQGRGSIKFLCKNGETRILSEVCYIPTL; encoded by the coding sequence ATGGAAGCTAGCAAGAACAAGGAGGGGTCATTTGGACTGAGTTATCCTATGCTAACTAAGACGAACTACACCACATGGGCCATCAAGATAAAAGTCTTTATGCAGGCACACGGTGTTTGGGATGCAATAGAACCAAAGGATCCAAAGGGTACAGTCGAAGAAAAAACAGACAAGCGAGCACTAGCCATTATCTATCAAGGGATTGCAGATGACATGCTGTTAACGATAGCAGAAAAGAAAACATCGAAGGAGGCTTGGGGGGCTATAAAAATAATGTGCCTAGGTGCGGATAAAGTAAAGAAGGCTAAAGCTCAGACCCTAAAATCAGAGTTTGAGTCTCTAAAGATGAAAGACACTGAAATGTTGGATGACTTTTGTATGAAATTAAACGGCTTGGTTTCGAAAATCAGGGCGTTAGGAGAGACAATTGCTGAAGAGTATGTCGTTAAAAAGCTACTAAGGGTTGTCCCAACTAAGTTCCTCCAAATTGCGTCTGCAATCGAACAATTTGGTAACTTAGACACTATGTCCGTGGAGGAGGTCATTGGTTCTCTTAAAGCCCATGAGGAACGCTTGGGTGGACAAACGGAGAACAACGAGGGGCAGCAACTACTCTTGACTGAGGATGAGTGGCTCAAGAGAGAAGGCAACGACAGGAAACTTCTTCTCACTCGAGAAGAGTGGTTGAAGAAGTCAGGAAAGGCTGGGCAAAGCAGTGGTAGTGATTATCACACAAGGGATAACCGTATGGCTCGAGATAGAAGCCAGGTGAAATGTTACAATTGTGCTGCATATGGACACTTCGCTTATGAGTGTCGTAAGCCTAAGAAGAACAGGCCACAAAGAGGGGAAGCAAATATGTCATTTATAATCGACGAAGAACCTGCACTCTTGATGAATTTATGCGAAAACATCAAACCTGATGTGATTGGCATTACCGAGGATAAGATTATAGTAAACATCAAGGAGAGAGATGAAAACGTATGGTATCTTGATAATGGAGCTAGTAATCACATGACTGGACGTCGTGAGAAATTTGAAAAGCTTGACAGGACTGTGAAAGGGGAAGTGAAATTTGGTGATGGCTCAGTAGTCCAAATTCAGGGCAGAGGTTCAATCAAATTCCTGTGCAAGAATGGGGAGACCAGAATTTTAAGCGAAGTCTGCTACATACCTACTTTGTGA
- the LOC141704646 gene encoding secreted RxLR effector protein 161-like — MAECNSVRYPMEHKIQLHADSSGEVVNPTQFKSIIGGLRYLVNTRPDIAYSIGIVSRFMERPTQLHMNAVKRICRYLKGTLQYGLIYTKGQGNYILSGFSDSDLGGSMDDRKSTGGMAFYLDENLITWVSQKQRCVALSSCEAEFMAATAAACQAIWLQRVLSHIMGIKVAPVTLYIDNRSAVDLARNPVFYGRSKHIDLRYHFIRDCVEQGLIIIRHVRTNEQRTDILTKALAISKFEKMRQLLGVRKLENV; from the coding sequence ATGGCAGAATGTAATAGTGTGAGATATCCTATGGAGCACAAGATACAATTACATGCTGACAGCTCGGGTGAAGTTGTAAATCCTACGCAGTTTAAAAGCATTATAGGCGGGCTCAGATACCTAGTGAATACAAGACCTGATATTGCTTATTCTATAGGGATTGTTAGCAGGTTTATGGAAAGGCCTACACAGCTGCACATGAACGCAGTTAAAAGGATTTGTCGATATCTGAAGGGAACGCTACAGTACGGACTAATCTACACAAAAGGCCAAGGAAATTATATACTTTCGGGTTTTTCGGATAGTGACTTAGGAGGGAGTATGGATGACCGAAAGAGTACGGGAGGAATGGCTTTCTATCTTGATGAGAATTTAATTACTTGGGTGTCACAAAAACAACGGTGTGTTGCACTCTCTTCGTGTGAGGCTGAGTTTATGGCGGCTACGGCGGCTGCCTGCCAGGCGATTTGGTTGCAGCGGGTACTGAGTCATATCATGGGCATCAAGGTTGCTCCTGTCACATTGTACATTGATAATAGGTCAGCTGTGGACTTGGCACGTAATCCAGTTTTCTATGGACGAAGCAAGCATATTGACTTGCGCTATCACTTCATCCGTGATTGTGTTGAACAAGGATTGATAATTATAAGACATGTCCGCACGAATGAACAACGAACTGACATCCTAACGAAGGCATTGGCAATATCCAAGTTTGAGAAGATGCGTCAGTTGCTTGGTGTCAGAAAGCTGGAGAATGTTTAG